CTTGATCGCGGTACGAGAATCGCTCCACAAGATTGTCCAGGATATCTATAATTTGCTTGCTCAAGGCGGGAGTGCCGTGGATGCGGTAATCCTGGGGGCGAAACTTTTAGAAGACGAACCCCGCTTTAATGCTGGTACAGGTTCGGTGCTGCAATCTGATGGTCAAATTCGCATGAGTGCATCTTTGATGGATGGGGCTGCTCAACGCTTTAGCGGCGTGATCAATGTGGGTCGGGTGAAAAATCCGATTGAAATTGCCCAAGCACTGCAAGCAGAAGATGACCGGGTTTTGTCCGATGTGGGCGCAGCGGAAATGCTCAGGGTTTTGCAACTACCGATCCATGATCCCCTCACAGATCTGCGTTTGCAGGAATGGATGGAAGAACGCAAAGGAAACTTCAGCAGTAGTATGGCTGGGGTCGTCGCTGAAGATGAAATGGCCCGGCGGGGAACCATTGGGGTAGTGGCGCTGGATCAAGCGGGCCGGGTGGCAGCAGCAACTTCCACCGGGGGTAAGGGTTTAGAGCGTATCGGCCGGGTGAGTGATTCGGCAATGCCCGCAGGCAATTATGCGACGAACCTAGCTGGGGTCAGTTGCACCGGAATTGGGGAAGATATCATCGAAGAATGTTTGGCGGCGAAGGTCGTTATCCGCGTCACTGATGGTTTCAGTTTGCAGGCTGCCATGGAAAAATCCATCGAAGAAGCAACCATAAATCGGCGAGATCTCGGGGCGATCGCCTTAGATGCCCAGGGAAATATTGTCTGGGGAAAAACCAGTGAAGTGCTGTTGGCGGCCTACCATGATGGCACTGCGGTGGGGGATACCCTAGAGTGGCAAATTGAACCGGGAGTTGGCTCCCAGGCGTGATCGTGCGTACCTTTCTCACACGGACGGCGATCGCCTCGGGGACTCTCCTGGCCATTAGCTTTGTGGTCTTTACCATCTTGGCCTTGGCCCCGGGAGACCCCTTAAGTGAATTTGCCAACAATCCGGCGATCACCGCAGAGGTGCGGGAAAATATCCGGCGATCGCTCGGCCTCGATCAACCTTTCCAGATTCGTTATTTCAAATGGCTCTGGGCCCTGATTCAGGGTGACCTGGGCTATTCCTTCACGAGCAAAAGCCCGGTGCTAAGCTTAATCTGGCAACGGCTGCCGACGACCCTCTGGGTAGTGGGCATTGCCTATGGGGTGAGTGTGGCGATCGCCTTACCCCTGGGGATTATTTCTGCCCTGCGTCGCAATTCTCTGTTCGATCAACTGGCCACCACCGCCGCATTTTTGGGTTATTCTCTGCCCACTTTTTTCACGGGGCTCCTGGCGATTATCCTCTTCAGCGTGCAGTTGCAATGGCTCCCCTCGATGTATAACAGCACTTTAGTGGTGAATAACCTTGCCAGTTTTGGGCAGCAAATCCAACAATCGATTTTGCCGATTGCTGTACTGGCGTTGTATCAGACGGCTGTTTTGACTCGCTTTGTGCGCAATGCAATCCTCGAAGAGTTGCCCCAAGATTATGTGCGAACGGCCTATGCCAAAGGTTTGGGAGAATTCGCCGTACTACGCAAACATATTTTGCGAAACGCCTTAATTCCCGTTGTCACCCTCGTCGCCTTGGATGTGCCGACAATTTTTACCGGCGCGTTGATCACGGAGCAAATTTTTCGCGTGCCAGGAATTGGGGCATTGCTGATTGAATCGATTAACCGCAGCGATACCCCTGTCGTCATGGGGATTACGATGATTTACGCAATCCTAGTGGTCATTTTTAATGCGATCGCCGACTTGAGTTATCGTCTCCTCGATCCCCGCATTAAATAATCGACTTTTTCCTATCTTTTCCCATAAATCCTCCCCTTGGGGGGAAGTTCAGAGGAGAATTTATTCTTCTTCAGCGATGCTGTCCATAGCCTCTGAACCCTCTCCTTCGGCGGCAGGGGGCACCAGGGCCACCGCGACGATCGCATCATCCTCATCAAGGCGCTGCACCCGTACCCCGGTAGCGTTGCGGGATTGGAGGGAAGTAGATTCCACTGCCTGGCGAATCATGATGCCCCGCCCAGTGACTAACATCAACTCATCACCTGCATTCACAATCCGCAAGGAAGCGAGGCGGTCATCTGCTGATTTGAACTTAATCGCCCGCAGGCCAACCCCAGCCCGATTTTGCAGACGGAAACGACCCACGGGAACTCGCTTACCGAAACCTTTGGTTGTCACAGCAATTACCCAGGGGCCTTGGTCAGCGCTTTCGGTGACTTCTTCGTTCTCGTCATCTTCCTCTGCATTGTCCGCCGAGGCGATCGCCGCCGTAATTTGCGCCGAAACAATGTCCATACTCACAAGGCGGTCTTCATCGGACTTGAGTTTCATGGACCGCACCCCCCGGGTAGAACGACCTAAGGGACGCAGTTGATGATGGTCGGCTTGGAAATGGATTGCCATCCCTTCACTACTGGCGACAATAATGCTGTCCTCCTGGCGGGCCAAACGGACCCAACGCAACTCATCCCCATCTTCGAGGGAAATAGCAATCAGACCATTGGAGCGAATTTTGGCGAAGGCGGAGAGGGCGGTTTTCTTGATGTAACCTTTTTGGGTCAACATCACGAGGTATTCATCCTCGGTAAACTCGCTCACCGCCAACATCGCCGTAATTTTTTCTTCCTTGGGAATGGGCAGCAGTTGAATGGCAGGTAAGCCCCGGGCCGTACGAGAACTCTGGGGAATTTGGTAGGCACTGATCGAATACACGACCCCCCGGTCTGTGAAAAACAGCACATGGTCATGGTCACAACAAGTGAGGAAGTGATCCACGCCGTCATCTTCCTTCATTTTGGTGGCTGCTTTCCCACGGGTAGCTCGGTTTTGGGCGTCAAAGGTGGCCACGGGCATCCGTTTAATGTAGCCCTGTTCTGTAAGGAGAATTGCCGCCTGTTCATTGGCAATTAGGTCGATATCTTGCAAATCACCATCGTCAAGGACTAACTCAGTGCGGCGATCGCTCTGGTGAATGGACTTAATCTCTGCTAGTTCTTCCTCAATGATCGCATTCACCCGTTCCCGGCGGGCGAGGATGTCCTCTAGGTCAGTAATTTTGAGCAGTAAATCCTGGTGTTCCGCTTCAATCTTGTCTGCTTCCAGGGCTGTCAAGCGACGCAACTGCATCTGTAAAATGGCGTCGGCTTGAGCTTGGCTGAGACTATAGCCATCCATCAACTCCTGGCGAGCGGTGATGGTATCGGCAGCTTGGCGAATCAGGCGAATGACGGCATCGAGGTTTCCTAGGGCAATGAGCAGACCTTGGAGAATGTGATCCCGTTCCTGGGCTTTACGCAGTTCGTAGCGAGTACGGCGGGCGATGACCTCGATGCGGAAATCTAAGAAAACTTCGAGGAACTGCTTCAGGTTTAGCAGCTGGGGTTCCCCGTTAACAAGGGCCAGCATATTCGCACCGAAGTTCGCCTGGAGGGGGGTGTGTTTGTAGAGATTGTTTAAAACAACCCGGGGATAGGCATCCCGTTTCAGTTCGATGACGATGCGCATCCCCTGGCGATCGCTTTCATCGCGAATATCAGAAATTCCATCTAGTTTCTTATCGTTGACCATATCGGCAATCCGTTCGATGAGAGCCGCTTTATTGGTCTGGTAGGGAAGTTCTGTGACAATAATTGCTTCTTTTTCTCGACCGTTTTGTTGAAGCGTTTCAATGGTCGCGACCCCCCGCATGGTGATTGAGCCACGTCCGGTGAGATAAGCATCCCGAATGCCGGAACGACCAAGAATTTGCGCCCCCGTCGGGAAATCTGGGGCCGGGATAAATTGCATCAATTCTTTGATGGTGATCTCAGGATTGTGGATCAGGGCGGTCACTCCATCAATGATTTCGCCGAGATTGTGGGGCGGAATATTTGTCGCCATCCCCACGGCAATCCCCGATGAGCCATTCACCAGCAGTTGGGGCACCCGAGAAGGTAAGACCACAGGCTCTTGTTGGGAGCCATCAAAAGTATCAGCAAAATCAACGGTATCAGCTTCAATGTCTCGCAGTAGAGCATTGGTGGCGAGAGATTGGAGACGACATTCGGTATAGCGCATCGCCGCCGCCGGGTCGTTGTCAATGGAGCCAAAGTTGCCATGGCCATTGATCAGCGGGTCGCGCATCGAAAAATCTTGGGCCATCCGCACCAGGGCATCATAGACCGCCGTATCACCGTGGGGATGGTATTTACCGAGGACTTCCCCGACGACCCGGGCACATTTTCGAAAAGGGCGATCAGGGGTCAAACCCAGCTCATACATAGCATAGAGAATGCGGCGATGTACGGGCTTGAGACCATCCCGCGCATCGGGTAGCGCCCGCCCCACAATCACGCTCATGGCATACTCTAGGTACGAGCGTGACATTTCATTACTCAGATCAGTGGGGATAATGCGCTCCTGGGGGGAGATCATAGGATTTTGGCTCCGCTAGGTCAAAAAAGGTCAAAAATCAGCAAAAGAAGCATTTAGAAACCCTGTTTCCTCTTTTTGCTGGGTTTTTTTTCGTGAATTCAGACTCTAATTCTATCACAATCTAGAGGCTATAAACGGCCTCAGGTAAGGGCTTTGGGCCTAGAAATTAGTCGGCGCCAGGCTGCTTAAGCCCCGCTGGGGAGTCCACTGGAGGGTTCCCTCGGTAGCGGTCCAATGGACGATCGCATTGGGGGCTAAAAAATGCCCTTGGGGGGAACCGATGGCGATCGCCCGCTGGGGCCGGAGGGTCTGCCAAATTTTCGCGTCGAGGTCTGATGGTTGGGCGATGAGAATCCCAGGGTTCCACTGGGCAATAAAATCTGCTTCTGGATTTTGTTTCGCCAAAAGATAAAAAGATTGTCCCTGGAGCCGAATTTCCAGCAAATGTACATTCTCTTGGAGCAGTTGCAGATCGATCGCCCCGATGCGTTGGGGTTCGAGGGTGCGGAGGGCGATCGCCTCTGGGTTGGTTTCTGGCTCAAGGGTGAAAGACTGCTGAATTGGGAATGTCTGGGGCGTCTCTGGCAACTCTTGATCTGTCGCTGTAAAGTTCACCAGAGCCTCGATTTGACTAATTCCGTTACGTCGCAAAAAAGGCACGAGATTATAATCCCAAAAACCACTGGAGCCGCCATTGATCACGACCGTTTTGCCGCGAGCCTGGGCGACAATCACCGGGGTTTGGCGATCGCTAAAAATCGTCACCTGGGTCGTATTGAAATGGCGATAAATGAGCAGCACGATAAACAGCGTCAGCAAGCTCGCACTGAGAAAAACAAAACGTTTCTGGGCCCATTTCGTCCGCCAAATCAGCAGCATCACCCCATAGAAAACCAGCAACTGAGACCAATGGAGGGCCGCCACTGTCATCTGCGCCCCCGGTAACGCCACCACCCGTTCTACCAGCCAAATCATTCCCCCTAGGGGCCAAACCAAAATGTAGGCGATCGCCCCGCCCAACTGGGGACTCAATAGGCCCAAAAATCCACTAATCATCCCCCCTAAACTCACCAGGGCGATCGCCGGGGACAGCACAATACTTGTAAACACTGAATAGCTGGCGATCACATTGAACTGATAGGCCAACAGGGGCAACGTCCAGAGGCTGGCGGCGATGGGAATGGCGATCGCCGTGGCCACATTGAGCGGCAGGAAGTCCAGTTTTTTCTGAATGGGTTCGAGGGTCGTAAACAGGCCAAAGGTTGCCAAAAAACTCAGTTGAAAGCCCAAATCCCAAAGCCACAAAGGATTGATCAGCAGCAACACCGTCGCCGTTACCAGTAACAAACTGATGGGTTTCACTTGGCGATCGAGCAACAGGGCCACCAGACCGCCCATGCCCATCAGGGCCGCCCGCAGAATAGAAGGTTGTAACCCCGTCAGCAGCACGTAACCCAGGAGAACACCTGCGGCAACAGCAAACTGAATTTTGACCGCGCGATCGCGCAGGAGCCATAACACCAATCCCAACAGCAAGGACACATGGAATCCTGACGCCGCCACCGTATAGGCTAAGCCTGCCTTCACCCAGAGGTCATAGATCTCGCGATCCAAATTAGCCGCCTGTCGCCCCAGCACCATGGAACTAAGCAAACTGGCCGGGCGCTCTGCTAAAAATTGCCCGTGACTCCGTTGAATCCGTTGGCGAATCCGGTCAGAAATTGGGCGATCGCGTCGCTGTAAATCTGCTTCCCAGGCACTAAAACCCAAGAAAGTATTGCGTTGGCGCAGGTAATCGGGAAAGCTGAAGGCAAACCGATTTTGGGGTGGTCGGGGGGCATACAAGCGGCCCGTGAGCTGGAGGCGATCGCCCCGGTGCAAAGCCGGAAAATCCCCCGTTAAGGTGACATACAAATTTTCCGCTGGAGCCGCCACATTTTGCCCTTGCCGCACCTCGGTTGTGCGGAGCCAAAACCTTTGGTGCTGGGGGTCAGCGCTGTTGGTTGTTTGATAAATTTCGCCGCGAATTTCTACGGGACTTTGTAATAAATTGGGCTGGGCTTGGGTGAGGGCAAATAAACCATTGGCGGCGGGGCGAGGTAAACGAACTTGGCCATAGCCCACCGCCAAAAGCACCACCAATCCAAACAGGGGCCACCAGCGACGCGGCAGTTGCCAGAAATAGCGGGGGAGAAAGACCGTTGCCAGCATTGTGACAAAGGCGATCGCACTGACCATCATCCCCCATTGCAATCCGTCAGGCCTGGGATTTAATGGCCCCCAAAATCCGGTTAAGCCAAGGCCCAAAATATACCCTAGACAAAGCAAAATACCACGGTAGAAAGTCATTGCTGGTTGCAGGCAGTCTGTATAAGATTGAACACAAAAACATTTATGCCCTTAAGTTAAAATAACAAAGCTATTCAGGATCGTTGGAAAAACTGCATTAATGATGGAATTTGTTTACGATTTCAGTCAACTACCAAACTACCTTGAAATACTCAAGAAAAAGTTAAGAATTGCCGTCATTTATGGGGGAGATAAAACAGCTCAAGGGGCCGTTATTTATCAGACTCACAATCCCCGTTCCACCAAAACCTATGAAGTAGTTGCCCGGGACATTGCTGCTGCTCTCACAGATTTAGGTTTCCAACAGGTTTGCGTTTTACCTGATGATGCAACTTTGGGCGATCGCCTGCGAGAAAAGCAAATTCACTTGGCTTGGCTCAATACAGGCGGGGTGCAAGGTTACAACCCTGTTTGCCACACTCCGGCAATCCTAGAAATGTTGGGGGTTCCCTACATCGGCCATAATCCCCTCAATAGCTCGATTTTAGATAATAAACATGCCTTTAAACGGGAGTTACAAGGGCTCGGTTTCCCCACCGCCCCGTTTATGATTTGGCATCCCGCCCAGGGCAAATTTACAGCAAAAAATAACCCCCGCTTCCAGAAAACGTTTGCCGATTATCAAGGGGCTTTTTTGGTAAAACCGGTATCGGGTCGGGCTTCATTAAATATTCATTTCATCGCCCAACCTGAAGATCTCGGTGAGGCGATCGCCAACATTCATCAACAGACCCACAACACCGCTTTAATTGAACCTTTCCTGACAGGGCGAGAGTTTTGTGTCTCCGTTTGTGGCTATGTGCGTCACCGCCAAGACAAATTTGAAAAATTAGCCGCGCCTTTTACATTTTCTGTTTTAGAGCGACTTTTGGAACCAGACGAAAAGATTTTTACTTCCATGGATAAAAAAGCAATTACTGGCCAAAGAATTCGCTTTTTAGAAGACAGTGACCCAGCCAAAGAAAAGTTAATGAAATTAGCGCAACAAGTCTACTGGGAATTTAGTTTAAATGCCCTCATTCGCATTGACGCGCGGATGGATGGAGCGGGGAATATCCAAATTTTAGAAGCAAACCCCAAGCCCGATCTCAAACGACCAGGGGCCAATGTTACTAGTCTTGTGGCCCAGGGGCTCTCAGAACAACAAATGACCTATGAAGATTTGATTCTGTCTCTGATTAGCGATCGCCTGGATTATTTGTTCACCAACCACGCCCAGATCATCCCCCAGATCACCGCATTGCTGGCCGCCTAACAAATAAATTTACAAATTTACAGCGGGGGCGATCGCCTGCTATATAATTAAATCTTGATAATTAAAATCAATTCGGTTTTACCGGGGACCAGCCGGTAAAAGTAATGGGGAAAGAACGGTGAAAATCCGTCGCTGTCCCGCAGCTGTAAAGAAATTTGCAAAATTTCTAAGTCAGAATGCCCGCCGAATCCAGAAAATACACATTACTTAAACCATCTGCGAGGTACGGATGTTGACCCTCAATTCTTTTTTTCTCGCCCGCGATCAATTTCCTTTGCCAAGACTGCAATATCGCTACAGCCAGCGCCAGTTTTGTTAAGACAATGCCCATTTTTACATCGGCAGCTTCGTGATTAATCACGGGCTTAATCGGTTTTGATCAAACAGATTTTTTACTGATTTAGGGTAATCAGTAGCAGTTTTTCTTTGATTTTTTACTGAGAATTCTGCCGATTAACGGTCAATATCGCTACATCTAATTCACATTTTTTTGAACTTACTTCAATGGCCCAATTTTCCTTTGTTAAGACCGTTTCTTGTGTTTTTCTTTATTTGTTCTGTGGCGCGATCGCCGCTGCTGCTCAAACGGAAATCAACCTTCAAGCAGACTCAGAAACTGAAGATCAAGAAACCGTTGATTTTGAGTTGACAGTAATCGATCAGCTTTTAAATCAAACGGTTTATGGCCCTTCCCGCCGTGAAGAAACGGTTAAAGATGCCACCCGCGCCGCCTATGTGATTAACCGTGAGCAGATCGAAGCCCAGGGTTATCGCACGGTGAATGAAGCCTTGCGGTATTTTCCTGGCATTTTTACGGATAGTACCTCTGGATCCCGCTTGGGAGCCCAAAGTTCCCAAATTTTGCGGGGGGCGAACAACTCTTCCCAAACTCTGATTTTGCTTGATGGCAGACCGATTAACCGTTTTGATTCTGGTGCTTTCGATCTATCGACTTTAACAACGGATAATGTGGAGCGGATCGAGGTCATCCCTGGGGGCGGTTCGGCGCTATTTGGCTCCAATGCCATCGGCGGGGTGATCAACATCGTCACGCGGCAACCGGAATTTAATCAACCGGTAGTGGTGGAAACGGGTCTTGATTTGGGGAGCTTTGGCTATAATCGCCAGCGGGTCGGGGTGAGTTTTGGGTCGGAGGCCCAGGCTGTTCGCGTTGCCTATGACCGCACGGCTGCAGATAATGACTTTGAGTTTGATATTCCGGTCAGTGGTCTAGCGGGAATCCGAGATAATGCCGCTAGTAATATTCAAAATGTGAACCTCCAGGCAGTTACCCAGTTAGGCGATCGCCATCGACTGCGCTTTAGCGGTATCTATAGCAGCAAGGATCTCGAAATTCCGGGGAGTGTGACTTTCCCTAGCCCTAACGCGACGCAATACGACAATAATTGGCTACTGTCATTGGATTTAGAGTCTCGCCTCGGCAATGGCGATGATTCAATGCTGACAACGAAGGTTTTCGCAGATTTCAATGATTTTCGTTTCTTCAATGATCAATTTGGGACGACCGATGCCCGCTATGAAAACCGTTCCTTTGGCACACAAATCCAGCATAACTGGCAACTCAGCGAGACCCAAAACCTCACCTATGGCGTGGATTACCGCTATTTAACCGCAACAGCAGAAGATCCTGGTGTGTTTGGCTTTAGCTATGACGAAAACCTCAGTCAGGGGGCGATTTTTGCGCGCTATGGCTGGGATGTTTCCCCGGAATTTGCCCTCAATTTTGGTCTACGCCAAGACTTTAATAGTTTGGCGGATGGTTCGGTGACGTCTCCGAGTGCCGGGTTTGCCTGGCAAGTAGGAACAGCCACCCGCATCCGGGGTAATTATGCCCGCAATTTCCGCGTTCCCACAGCGGTGGATCTATATTTCCCTGGGTTTAGTAATCCTGATTTAGTCCCGGAAACGGCCAATAGTTTTGACTTGGGCATTGACCACCGCTTTTCTGACCGGGCACTGGTGCGACTAACCTATTTTAATAACACCCTCGATGATGCCATTGTTTTCGACCTCGGCACATTCACCCCCCAAAATATTCAAAAAGCCCGGAATCAAGGTTTAGAGGCAGAGTTAACAGTGCAACTGGCGCCTTCTCTTTCTGCTTTTGCTAACTACACTTGGAACAACTCTAAAATTCTCGCCGACACTAATCCTGCATTCGTTGGCAATGAGGTCGCCTTTGCGGGGACGGATTATTTCAATATTGGCCTCGCCTACGAAAATCCCCAGGGTATTTATGCGGGTGTTTTCCTGAAGCGGGTGGGCGATCGCCTAACAAATAACGCCAATACAAACTCCCTTGAAGGCTACACCAATGTGGATTTGCGGGCTCGCTACCCCCTCAGTGAAACCGTGAATCTGACGGCGAGTGTGGAAAATTTATTTGACGCAGATTTTGAAACCTTCCCGGGCTACCCTGGAGTGGAACGGCGCTTCCAAATCGGCGTGAATGCCCGCTTCCGTTAACGTTGCCTGTGAAGTCCCCTGCCATTTAACCCCCAATTTTCTATGGTCAGAATCGCCCAAATTACCGATACCCATCTCCTCGATCGCCCGGGGGCAGAAATGCGCGGCGTCAAAACCGATTCGTCTTTTCAGGCGGTGTTGGCGGCGGTGCTACGGCAGAAGCCAGATCGGCTCATTTTGACGGGGGATCTGGCCCATGACGGCGAAGCGATCGCCTACGAGCGGCTGCGGGATCTGGTTGAAGCGACCCAGATTCCCAGCTATTGGCTGCCGGGGAACCATGATGATCCAGAGGTGATGGCCGGGATTTTGCAGGGAGATTATCTTTCAGCGGAAAGGAGCATTTCCCTAGACCAGT
The nucleotide sequence above comes from [Synechococcus] sp. NIES-970. Encoded proteins:
- a CDS encoding L-asparagine amidohydrolase, with the translated sequence MTVQPKLIIHGGAGSSLKGKGGLIAVRESLHKIVQDIYNLLAQGGSAVDAVILGAKLLEDEPRFNAGTGSVLQSDGQIRMSASLMDGAAQRFSGVINVGRVKNPIEIAQALQAEDDRVLSDVGAAEMLRVLQLPIHDPLTDLRLQEWMEERKGNFSSSMAGVVAEDEMARRGTIGVVALDQAGRVAAATSTGGKGLERIGRVSDSAMPAGNYATNLAGVSCTGIGEDIIEECLAAKVVIRVTDGFSLQAAMEKSIEEATINRRDLGAIALDAQGNIVWGKTSEVLLAAYHDGTAVGDTLEWQIEPGVGSQA
- a CDS encoding permease protein of ABC transporter, which encodes MIVRTFLTRTAIASGTLLAISFVVFTILALAPGDPLSEFANNPAITAEVRENIRRSLGLDQPFQIRYFKWLWALIQGDLGYSFTSKSPVLSLIWQRLPTTLWVVGIAYGVSVAIALPLGIISALRRNSLFDQLATTAAFLGYSLPTFFTGLLAIILFSVQLQWLPSMYNSTLVVNNLASFGQQIQQSILPIAVLALYQTAVLTRFVRNAILEELPQDYVRTAYAKGLGEFAVLRKHILRNALIPVVTLVALDVPTIFTGALITEQIFRVPGIGALLIESINRSDTPVVMGITMIYAILVVIFNAIADLSYRLLDPRIK
- the gyrA gene encoding DNA gyrase, A subunit; translated protein: MISPQERIIPTDLSNEMSRSYLEYAMSVIVGRALPDARDGLKPVHRRILYAMYELGLTPDRPFRKCARVVGEVLGKYHPHGDTAVYDALVRMAQDFSMRDPLINGHGNFGSIDNDPAAAMRYTECRLQSLATNALLRDIEADTVDFADTFDGSQQEPVVLPSRVPQLLVNGSSGIAVGMATNIPPHNLGEIIDGVTALIHNPEITIKELMQFIPAPDFPTGAQILGRSGIRDAYLTGRGSITMRGVATIETLQQNGREKEAIIVTELPYQTNKAALIERIADMVNDKKLDGISDIRDESDRQGMRIVIELKRDAYPRVVLNNLYKHTPLQANFGANMLALVNGEPQLLNLKQFLEVFLDFRIEVIARRTRYELRKAQERDHILQGLLIALGNLDAVIRLIRQAADTITARQELMDGYSLSQAQADAILQMQLRRLTALEADKIEAEHQDLLLKITDLEDILARRERVNAIIEEELAEIKSIHQSDRRTELVLDDGDLQDIDLIANEQAAILLTEQGYIKRMPVATFDAQNRATRGKAATKMKEDDGVDHFLTCCDHDHVLFFTDRGVVYSISAYQIPQSSRTARGLPAIQLLPIPKEEKITAMLAVSEFTEDEYLVMLTQKGYIKKTALSAFAKIRSNGLIAISLEDGDELRWVRLARQEDSIIVASSEGMAIHFQADHHQLRPLGRSTRGVRSMKLKSDEDRLVSMDIVSAQITAAIASADNAEEDDENEEVTESADQGPWVIAVTTKGFGKRVPVGRFRLQNRAGVGLRAIKFKSADDRLASLRIVNAGDELMLVTGRGIMIRQAVESTSLQSRNATGVRVQRLDEDDAIVAVALVPPAAEGEGSEAMDSIAEEE
- the comEc gene encoding competence protein, which codes for MTFYRGILLCLGYILGLGLTGFWGPLNPRPDGLQWGMMVSAIAFVTMLATVFLPRYFWQLPRRWWPLFGLVVLLAVGYGQVRLPRPAANGLFALTQAQPNLLQSPVEIRGEIYQTTNSADPQHQRFWLRTTEVRQGQNVAAPAENLYVTLTGDFPALHRGDRLQLTGRLYAPRPPQNRFAFSFPDYLRQRNTFLGFSAWEADLQRRDRPISDRIRQRIQRSHGQFLAERPASLLSSMVLGRQAANLDREIYDLWVKAGLAYTVAASGFHVSLLLGLVLWLLRDRAVKIQFAVAAGVLLGYVLLTGLQPSILRAALMGMGGLVALLLDRQVKPISLLLVTATVLLLINPLWLWDLGFQLSFLATFGLFTTLEPIQKKLDFLPLNVATAIAIPIAASLWTLPLLAYQFNVIASYSVFTSIVLSPAIALVSLGGMISGFLGLLSPQLGGAIAYILVWPLGGMIWLVERVVALPGAQMTVAALHWSQLLVFYGVMLLIWRTKWAQKRFVFLSASLLTLFIVLLIYRHFNTTQVTIFSDRQTPVIVAQARGKTVVINGGSSGFWDYNLVPFLRRNGISQIEALVNFTATDQELPETPQTFPIQQSFTLEPETNPEAIALRTLEPQRIGAIDLQLLQENVHLLEIRLQGQSFYLLAKQNPEADFIAQWNPGILIAQPSDLDAKIWQTLRPQRAIAIGSPQGHFLAPNAIVHWTATEGTLQWTPQRGLSSLAPTNF
- a CDS encoding iron compound TonB-dependent receptor, putative, with the protein product MAQFSFVKTVSCVFLYLFCGAIAAAAQTEINLQADSETEDQETVDFELTVIDQLLNQTVYGPSRREETVKDATRAAYVINREQIEAQGYRTVNEALRYFPGIFTDSTSGSRLGAQSSQILRGANNSSQTLILLDGRPINRFDSGAFDLSTLTTDNVERIEVIPGGGSALFGSNAIGGVINIVTRQPEFNQPVVVETGLDLGSFGYNRQRVGVSFGSEAQAVRVAYDRTAADNDFEFDIPVSGLAGIRDNAASNIQNVNLQAVTQLGDRHRLRFSGIYSSKDLEIPGSVTFPSPNATQYDNNWLLSLDLESRLGNGDDSMLTTKVFADFNDFRFFNDQFGTTDARYENRSFGTQIQHNWQLSETQNLTYGVDYRYLTATAEDPGVFGFSYDENLSQGAIFARYGWDVSPEFALNFGLRQDFNSLADGSVTSPSAGFAWQVGTATRIRGNYARNFRVPTAVDLYFPGFSNPDLVPETANSFDLGIDHRFSDRALVRLTYFNNTLDDAIVFDLGTFTPQNIQKARNQGLEAELTVQLAPSLSAFANYTWNNSKILADTNPAFVGNEVAFAGTDYFNIGLAYENPQGIYAGVFLKRVGDRLTNNANTNSLEGYTNVDLRARYPLSETVNLTASVENLFDADFETFPGYPGVERRFQIGVNARFR